The following are encoded in a window of Halosolutus halophilus genomic DNA:
- a CDS encoding nucleotidyltransferase domain-containing protein, protein MIDGNQATVSKAVKLLSAAGVVETRKEGRKQYVGINRDRLSNPDPVLSIPQSEFHKPVRAFLDHLHEEVDELIGVVLLGSVARGEADRASDIDLLIIVEKDKTPARRAVQSIVRELQETKFDGDRYTFQTLVESVESARRIGERLQEQFDEGITLVGSDQLAEIRTEVYSDGERRDS, encoded by the coding sequence GTGATCGATGGGAATCAGGCGACCGTCTCGAAGGCAGTTAAGTTACTTTCCGCAGCTGGCGTCGTGGAGACGCGCAAGGAGGGACGAAAACAGTACGTCGGGATCAACCGCGATCGGCTCAGTAACCCTGACCCAGTCCTTTCAATTCCACAGTCGGAGTTTCACAAGCCGGTCCGGGCGTTTCTCGACCACCTCCACGAAGAGGTCGACGAGTTGATCGGCGTCGTACTTCTCGGCAGTGTTGCTCGGGGAGAAGCAGACCGAGCCAGCGATATCGACCTGCTCATCATCGTCGAAAAAGACAAGACCCCGGCTCGACGTGCCGTGCAGTCGATCGTTCGCGAACTCCAAGAGACGAAGTTCGACGGAGATCGATACACGTTCCAGACGTTGGTCGAATCCGTCGAGAGTGCCCGTAGAATTGGCGAGCGGTTACAAGAACAGTTCGACGAAGGAATAACTCTCGTTGGGTCAGACCAACTCGCTGAGATCAGAACGGAGGTGTATAGCGATGGTGAACGAAGAGATTCGTGA
- a CDS encoding MFS transporter: MAAIANGKWRALVLVGIAELFAMTLWFSGTAVGPELAEMWHLSAAETAWLTNAVQLGFVVGALLSATLTIADVIRPRYLFAGSALAGAGATALIAGFVSSGLPAIVLRFATGVALAGVYPTGMKMMAAWFDKGRGLAIGVLVGALTVGSASPHLIRAVGGIGQPDLVLYGTAGLAALGGLLVLAYEDGPHQPEASPFDPSAIRRIVTDRSVVLANTGYFGHMWELYAVWTWIPIYLAASFEASGTANAEQLAALLAFGTIAIGGGGAWLAGSAADRWGRSLVTSVSMGVSGTACLLAGVVFGSSLAVIVPFVLVWGFFIVADSAQFSAAVSELAEESYVGSALTLQTAIGFLITIASIQLIPLVQNVVGWQWAFVPLVVGPLVGTGAMLWLRTLPEADRLASGRG, encoded by the coding sequence ATGGCAGCCATCGCTAACGGGAAGTGGCGAGCACTCGTCCTGGTCGGGATCGCGGAGTTGTTCGCGATGACGCTGTGGTTTAGCGGGACAGCAGTCGGCCCGGAACTGGCCGAGATGTGGCACCTCTCCGCTGCCGAGACGGCGTGGCTGACCAACGCTGTCCAACTGGGCTTCGTCGTCGGTGCACTGCTGTCGGCAACGCTCACCATCGCTGATGTCATCCGGCCTCGGTATCTTTTTGCAGGCTCTGCGCTCGCCGGTGCTGGTGCGACAGCACTCATCGCTGGCTTCGTCTCGAGTGGCCTCCCGGCCATCGTCCTCCGTTTCGCCACCGGCGTCGCCCTCGCTGGTGTCTATCCGACGGGGATGAAGATGATGGCCGCATGGTTCGACAAAGGGCGCGGCCTCGCTATCGGTGTCCTCGTCGGCGCACTCACCGTCGGTTCAGCGTCGCCACACCTCATCCGGGCCGTCGGCGGCATCGGCCAACCAGATCTCGTGCTCTACGGGACCGCAGGGCTCGCAGCCCTCGGTGGGCTTCTCGTCCTCGCTTACGAGGACGGTCCACACCAGCCTGAGGCGTCCCCGTTCGACCCCAGCGCGATTCGGCGTATCGTCACCGACCGTAGCGTCGTCCTGGCGAACACCGGCTACTTCGGTCACATGTGGGAACTGTACGCGGTCTGGACCTGGATACCGATCTACCTCGCTGCCAGCTTTGAGGCCAGCGGGACGGCCAACGCGGAACAACTCGCCGCGCTCCTGGCGTTCGGTACAATCGCCATCGGCGGCGGGGGTGCCTGGCTCGCGGGCTCGGCCGCTGATCGCTGGGGCCGCTCGCTAGTGACGAGCGTCTCGATGGGCGTTTCCGGCACCGCCTGTCTCCTTGCCGGGGTCGTCTTCGGTTCGTCACTGGCCGTCATCGTCCCATTCGTCCTCGTCTGGGGCTTTTTTATCGTCGCGGACTCCGCACAGTTCTCCGCGGCCGTCTCGGAACTCGCCGAAGAGAGTTACGTCGGCTCTGCACTGACGCTGCAGACTGCCATCGGCTTTCTCATCACCATCGCCTCTATCCAGCTGATTCCCCTGGTCCAAAACGTGGTTGGGTGGCAGTGGGCCTTCGTGCCACTCGTCGTCGGCCCGCTCGTGGGCACGGGTGCGATGCTGTGGCTACGAACGCTCCCCGAGGCTGATCGACTGGCAAGTGGGCGCGGTTGA
- a CDS encoding PQQ-binding-like beta-propeller repeat protein yields MERRTALKLAGGAVLAGSSIAGGYQVVSERGTCDSGAKGHRWCYGVGGRLDAVTDGTLFAREQSAEEKPWYERRLQSEPVADGEVVALDAATGEVQWTYGETGQNDSYTELAVEDGVYFGHCGDDDCTELIAVDGDGEERWTRDVRIGYRRPIVADGTVYEDGRPLRALNAATGEIQWTYPKDQDGSAAALHAADVVYVGSNTAIVALDPDDGAVRWQYDLGEDTVDTSFEDGVAYVVTAEQVAAVADGDRVWRWEFDVDVDRETEIVGIASNHLLVLSTDGSGEYRLHAFDLEMGDRSWVSDPIENPNSEYDPDVAVHDQRAYVGAAQLRALDAATGSEHWNVALDAGPVQSVTVGGAGVGGDHEVFVQVDEHLLASFTQDGERTWDESVPGRIWNYLADESVFVATDEGIFTLDRQDNP; encoded by the coding sequence ATGGAACGACGAACGGCGCTCAAACTGGCGGGCGGGGCCGTTTTGGCCGGGAGTTCGATCGCCGGGGGATATCAGGTCGTCTCCGAACGTGGTACGTGCGATTCCGGCGCGAAAGGCCATCGGTGGTGCTACGGCGTCGGCGGGCGGCTTGACGCCGTTACGGACGGGACGCTGTTCGCACGGGAGCAATCTGCAGAAGAGAAACCGTGGTACGAACGTCGCTTGCAGTCTGAACCGGTAGCCGACGGGGAGGTCGTCGCTCTCGACGCCGCCACGGGTGAGGTCCAGTGGACGTATGGCGAGACGGGGCAAAACGACAGCTACACGGAGCTCGCAGTCGAAGACGGCGTGTACTTCGGCCACTGCGGCGACGACGATTGCACCGAGCTGATTGCAGTGGATGGGGACGGTGAGGAGCGCTGGACGCGGGACGTGCGCATCGGATATCGGCGTCCCATCGTGGCCGACGGGACCGTCTACGAGGATGGCCGACCGCTGCGTGCGCTCAACGCGGCCACGGGCGAAATACAGTGGACCTATCCGAAGGATCAGGACGGATCGGCCGCCGCGCTCCACGCCGCCGACGTCGTCTACGTGGGTTCCAACACCGCCATCGTCGCGCTCGATCCAGACGACGGAGCCGTTCGCTGGCAGTACGACCTCGGCGAGGACACCGTCGACACGTCGTTCGAGGACGGCGTCGCGTACGTAGTGACCGCCGAACAGGTCGCCGCAGTCGCGGACGGCGATCGGGTGTGGCGCTGGGAGTTCGACGTCGATGTCGACAGAGAGACGGAGATCGTCGGGATCGCTTCCAACCACCTGCTCGTGCTCTCCACCGATGGCAGCGGCGAGTACCGGCTCCACGCGTTCGACCTCGAAATGGGCGATCGATCCTGGGTCTCCGATCCGATCGAGAACCCGAATTCGGAGTACGATCCAGACGTCGCCGTCCACGATCAGAGAGCCTACGTCGGAGCAGCACAGCTCCGAGCACTCGACGCGGCAACGGGGAGCGAGCACTGGAACGTGGCACTCGACGCTGGGCCAGTCCAGTCGGTGACCGTCGGGGGAGCTGGCGTCGGCGGAGACCACGAGGTGTTCGTGCAGGTCGACGAACACCTGCTCGCCAGCTTCACGCAGGACGGCGAGCGGACGTGGGACGAGTCCGTCCCGGGGAGAATCTGGAACTACCTGGCCGACGAGTCCGTGTTCGTGGCGACGGACGAGGGAATCTTCACGCTGGATCGACAGGACAACCCATAG
- a CDS encoding alkylmercury lyase family protein, with protein sequence MTGESCACCDEAVEQSDETERTANWIRTETSVLDAELPEALRSTFGRFLGQRVETVGEWVNALQRVVDGSVAIEDLCHSPSETDHVGITDDETYYFACFYDAVILAVMTAEPVGIHTESPDGTAIELQASDDGELTVTPETAVFSFGIDETVDPPAGETPTLERGYAAICPYVKAFPTPEAYEQWADTVAAPTVTMSPADATELAAALAE encoded by the coding sequence ATGACAGGTGAATCCTGTGCCTGCTGTGACGAAGCCGTCGAACAGTCCGACGAGACCGAGCGAACGGCGAACTGGATACGCACCGAGACGAGCGTCCTCGACGCCGAACTGCCCGAAGCGTTGCGCTCGACGTTCGGCCGGTTCTTGGGCCAGCGCGTCGAGACCGTCGGCGAGTGGGTCAACGCGCTGCAGCGGGTCGTCGACGGCTCGGTCGCGATCGAGGACCTCTGTCACTCCCCATCGGAGACGGACCACGTCGGCATCACCGACGACGAGACGTACTACTTCGCGTGTTTTTACGACGCCGTCATCCTAGCTGTGATGACCGCGGAACCGGTCGGGATTCACACCGAGAGCCCGGACGGAACGGCTATCGAGCTCCAAGCGTCCGACGACGGGGAACTGACGGTCACTCCGGAAACGGCCGTGTTCTCGTTCGGCATCGACGAGACTGTCGATCCGCCCGCCGGCGAGACCCCGACGCTGGAGCGTGGCTACGCGGCGATCTGTCCCTACGTGAAGGCGTTCCCGACGCCGGAGGCTTACGAGCAGTGGGCTGACACGGTAGCGGCGCCGACGGTCACAATGTCACCCGCCGACGCGACGGAACTTGCCGCAGCGCTCGCGGAGTGA
- a CDS encoding ABC transporter permease, whose translation MSVRAVVHKDFLDARRAKIVWFVGVHYTLLVGLFFLHVRLGNAEGPTGPLTALWNMVFVGAVFVPAIALVAAYLAVAGERESGSIKHLLSTPISRRDVVLGKYVSRASLVALSLGAGFLVAAGLSTLWFGSVRAAAFAHVAALTTLYALAYVAVAIGISAATDTRSRAMAGALGFYFATNLVTLNEDISGLAGIEYVLNDLLGLGVGAAPIQFLGMVTNPTRAYLVATIGAFPDAMTRSVDVPTPNELAWYVQPEAAIAVLLAWLALPVVFGMWRFGRADIG comes from the coding sequence ATGAGCGTCCGCGCCGTCGTTCACAAGGATTTCCTCGACGCTCGCCGGGCGAAGATCGTCTGGTTCGTTGGCGTCCACTACACGCTGCTGGTCGGACTGTTCTTCCTCCACGTCCGGCTGGGCAACGCCGAGGGACCGACCGGCCCGCTGACGGCGCTGTGGAACATGGTGTTCGTCGGGGCCGTGTTCGTCCCGGCTATCGCACTCGTCGCGGCCTACCTCGCCGTCGCCGGCGAGCGCGAGTCCGGGAGCATCAAACACCTGCTCTCGACGCCGATCAGCCGCCGCGACGTCGTCCTCGGGAAGTACGTCTCCCGGGCGAGTCTCGTCGCCCTGTCGCTCGGCGCGGGGTTCCTCGTCGCAGCGGGTCTGTCCACACTCTGGTTCGGGTCGGTTCGGGCCGCGGCGTTCGCCCACGTCGCCGCGCTGACGACGCTGTACGCGCTGGCGTACGTCGCCGTGGCGATCGGTATCTCGGCCGCGACTGACACGCGTTCGCGTGCGATGGCCGGCGCGCTAGGCTTCTACTTCGCGACGAATCTGGTCACGCTGAACGAGGACATCTCGGGACTGGCCGGGATCGAATACGTCCTCAACGACCTGCTGGGCCTGGGCGTCGGCGCGGCCCCGATCCAGTTCCTCGGGATGGTGACCAACCCCACCCGCGCCTATCTGGTGGCGACGATTGGCGCCTTTCCTGACGCGATGACCAGGTCGGTCGACGTCCCGACCCCGAACGAACTCGCGTGGTACGTCCAGCCGGAGGCCGCCATCGCGGTCTTGCTCGCGTGGCTGGCTCTCCCTGTCGTGTTCGGCATGTGGCGGTTCGGTCGGGCGGATATCGGGTGA
- a CDS encoding helix-turn-helix domain-containing protein, whose translation MREADISVSDAMFDAVGIGELIELGEAAGIREIEELACHGTGAVVKVTAEDRYDEDRLSALSCVDEWSYVAETDAGHIYVVEFTAPDLPPHLADEADDLIGTCDPEVDEASVSFSLVGPQETIANTISAYEAAGVSTELDRLGPYDGTPEPLDELTDRQREVIQTAYDMGYFEVPREVSAETIAAELDLDQSTVVEHLQRAERNLLSKLL comes from the coding sequence ATGCGCGAAGCAGACATCTCGGTCAGCGACGCGATGTTCGACGCGGTCGGAATCGGAGAGCTGATCGAGCTCGGGGAGGCGGCCGGCATCCGAGAGATCGAAGAACTCGCCTGTCACGGCACCGGGGCGGTCGTCAAGGTGACGGCCGAAGACCGGTACGACGAGGACCGGCTCTCGGCGCTTTCGTGTGTCGACGAGTGGAGCTACGTTGCCGAGACCGACGCCGGCCACATCTACGTCGTCGAGTTCACCGCACCCGACCTGCCGCCACACCTCGCCGACGAAGCCGACGACCTGATCGGGACCTGTGATCCGGAGGTCGACGAGGCGTCGGTGTCGTTCTCGCTCGTCGGCCCACAGGAGACGATCGCGAACACGATCAGCGCGTACGAGGCCGCCGGCGTCTCGACGGAACTCGACAGGCTCGGTCCATACGACGGCACGCCGGAGCCACTGGACGAGCTGACCGATCGCCAGCGGGAGGTGATCCAGACGGCCTACGACATGGGGTATTTCGAGGTCCCCCGTGAGGTGTCGGCCGAGACTATCGCCGCCGAACTCGATCTGGACCAGTCGACCGTCGTCGAACATCTCCAGCGGGCCGAACGGAATCTGCTGTCGAAGCTCCTGTAA
- a CDS encoding lactate utilization protein gives MSQQKSDYVDDTAIDATLDELPDAETLDETVANLEANGFDVVVVDSADEALETLQSHIPADVTVMNGHSTTLEEIGFVDYLTEGEHDWESLPNEIWSIDDDAERQAARRESQTADYFLGGINAIAQTGELVAADRSGSRIGAYPFAASNVVIVSGVNKIVPTLGAALDRLESVAYPLENERANDAYGVDSAIAKQLVFRQELEDGRTTVVLIRDQLGY, from the coding sequence ATGTCCCAACAGAAATCTGACTACGTAGACGACACCGCAATTGACGCAACGCTCGACGAACTACCGGATGCAGAGACACTGGACGAGACCGTCGCGAATCTCGAGGCCAACGGGTTCGATGTCGTCGTCGTTGACTCCGCTGACGAAGCCCTGGAGACGCTCCAGTCACACATCCCCGCTGACGTCACCGTGATGAACGGACACTCAACGACCCTCGAAGAAATCGGATTCGTCGACTATCTGACCGAGGGCGAGCACGACTGGGAGTCCCTTCCGAACGAGATCTGGAGCATCGACGACGATGCCGAGCGCCAGGCCGCCCGCCGTGAATCACAGACGGCCGACTACTTCCTCGGCGGCATCAACGCTATCGCCCAGACGGGCGAACTTGTTGCGGCTGATCGCTCTGGAAGTCGCATCGGTGCGTATCCGTTTGCCGCCAGTAATGTCGTCATCGTCAGCGGCGTGAACAAAATCGTGCCGACGCTCGGTGCGGCGCTTGACCGACTCGAGTCCGTTGCGTACCCACTGGAAAACGAACGCGCGAACGACGCCTATGGTGTTGACTCGGCGATTGCCAAGCAACTCGTCTTCCGCCAAGAACTCGAAGACGGGCGCACGACCGTCGTCCTGATTCGCGACCAACTGGGCTACTGA
- a CDS encoding ABC transporter ATP-binding protein has translation MTAIETSGLTKRFGEDVVAVDGLDLTVEEAEVFGFLGPNGAGKSTVINMLLDFVRPTAGSATVLGHDPTSEAEAIRRRTGVLPDGGSLYERLTGSEHIRWMARANDVDSDADDLLRRVGLSTEAADRAVGGYSKGMRQRLAFAMALVGDPELLILDEPSSGLDPTGMRKFRELVRDVAADGTTVFFSSHILSEVEAVCDRVGILNDGRLVATGTPAALRSALGLGGSISVVVSSVPADHRLDAIDGVRRVTIDGATVTATLTDPEAKVEVVSQLADRTQVRDIHAEDTSLEQLFDTYTSGDGAPRPAPDGEHDATPVEAIR, from the coding sequence ATGACTGCGATCGAGACCAGCGGACTGACCAAGCGCTTCGGCGAGGACGTCGTCGCCGTCGACGGACTCGACCTGACGGTCGAGGAGGCGGAGGTGTTCGGCTTCCTCGGCCCGAACGGCGCGGGCAAGTCGACGGTGATCAACATGCTTCTCGATTTCGTCAGACCGACTGCCGGCTCGGCGACCGTCCTCGGCCACGATCCGACGAGCGAGGCCGAGGCGATCCGCCGTCGGACCGGCGTCCTGCCCGACGGCGGGAGCCTCTACGAACGACTGACCGGTTCCGAACACATCCGGTGGATGGCCCGCGCGAACGACGTCGACAGTGACGCCGACGACCTGCTCCGCCGCGTCGGCCTGTCGACCGAGGCCGCCGACCGCGCGGTCGGCGGCTACTCGAAGGGGATGCGACAGCGCCTCGCGTTCGCCATGGCGCTGGTCGGCGACCCCGAGTTGCTGATCCTCGACGAACCCTCTTCCGGGCTGGACCCGACGGGAATGCGAAAGTTTCGTGAACTCGTCCGCGACGTGGCGGCCGACGGCACGACCGTCTTCTTCTCCAGTCACATCCTCAGCGAGGTTGAGGCGGTGTGTGACCGGGTCGGCATCCTGAACGACGGCCGTCTCGTCGCGACCGGCACGCCCGCAGCGCTCAGGTCGGCGCTCGGACTCGGCGGGTCGATCAGCGTCGTGGTCTCGTCGGTCCCCGCCGACCACAGACTCGACGCCATCGACGGCGTGCGACGCGTCACGATCGACGGGGCGACGGTGACAGCCACACTCACCGACCCCGAGGCCAAGGTCGAGGTGGTCTCGCAGCTGGCCGACCGGACGCAGGTCCGGGACATCCACGCCGAGGACACGTCGCTCGAACAACTGTTCGACACCTATACCTCCGGCGACGGGGCACCTCGACCAGCACCGGATGGGGAACACGACGCGACACCTGTGGAGGCCATCCGATGA